One window of Sulfuriferula thiophila genomic DNA carries:
- a CDS encoding alpha/beta fold hydrolase → MSTITTTDGTQIYYKDWGDGQPVVFSHGWPLSADSWESQMVFLASNGYRCIAHDRRGHGRSSQSWNHNDMDTYADDLAMLMETLDLKDAVLIGFSAGGGEVARYIGRHGTKRLAKAALISAVPPLMLKTAANPDGMPIEKFDEIRQGAIADRSQLYKDIASGPFFGANRPGAKVSQGMIDSFWLQGMQAGHKNTLDCIKAFSETDFTEDLKKFDIPTLIVHGDDDQIVPIAASALRSAKLVKHATLKIYAGAPHGIADTHKEQLNADLLAFLKS, encoded by the coding sequence ATGAGCACGATCACAACAACCGATGGAACTCAGATTTACTACAAAGACTGGGGCGATGGCCAGCCGGTGGTATTCAGTCACGGCTGGCCGCTCAGTGCGGATAGCTGGGAGTCGCAGATGGTGTTCCTCGCCTCCAACGGCTATCGCTGCATTGCCCACGACCGCCGCGGCCATGGCCGTTCGAGCCAGTCGTGGAACCACAACGATATGGACACCTATGCCGATGATCTGGCCATGCTAATGGAGACGCTGGACCTGAAAGATGCAGTACTGATCGGCTTCTCTGCGGGGGGTGGCGAAGTTGCCCGCTATATCGGTCGCCATGGCACCAAACGCTTAGCCAAAGCCGCGCTGATTTCTGCCGTTCCGCCGCTAATGTTGAAAACCGCAGCTAATCCTGACGGCATGCCGATAGAGAAATTCGACGAAATTCGCCAGGGGGCTATCGCCGACCGCTCGCAGCTCTACAAAGACATTGCCAGCGGCCCGTTCTTCGGCGCGAACCGGCCCGGTGCCAAGGTATCGCAAGGCATGATCGATTCGTTCTGGTTGCAGGGCATGCAGGCGGGCCACAAAAACACGCTGGACTGTATCAAGGCATTTTCCGAGACCGATTTTACTGAAGACCTCAAGAAATTCGACATACCGACACTGATCGTGCACGGCGACGACGACCAGATTGTGCCCATAGCTGCCTCAGCGCTACGTTCTGCCAAGCTGGTCAAGCATGCAACCCTGAAAATCTACGCAGGCGCACCCCACGGCATCGCCGACACGCATAAAGAACAACTCAATGCAGACCTGCTGGCATTTCTTAAATCATAA
- a CDS encoding DUF2797 domain-containing protein has protein sequence MASQLASPVAYTLPVGSERLGMNQLLGQVLTLRYSGLIQCVACGRKTSKSFSQGYCFPCMQSLAQCDSCIIKPELCHFAQGTCREPEWGITHCMRPHYVYLANSSGMKVGITRETQLPTRWIDQGATQALPIFKVATRLQSGVLEVILKQHIADKTDWRALLKGEPEPADLAEKRNQLFELCAQGIAETQARFGMDAIVPLTSGETVNIDYPVLHYPTKITSLNLEKTPEIRGTLLGIKGQYLIFDIGVINIRKYTGYHVEVVA, from the coding sequence ATGGCAAGCCAGCTTGCGTCACCCGTGGCATACACCCTGCCGGTCGGCAGCGAGCGGCTAGGCATGAATCAGCTTCTGGGCCAAGTATTGACGCTGCGTTATTCCGGCCTGATTCAGTGCGTAGCGTGTGGCAGAAAAACCAGCAAAAGCTTCAGTCAGGGTTATTGCTTTCCCTGCATGCAATCGCTGGCGCAATGCGACTCCTGCATCATCAAGCCGGAGTTATGTCATTTTGCGCAAGGCACATGTCGCGAACCTGAATGGGGCATCACACACTGCATGCGCCCCCATTATGTGTACCTGGCGAATTCTTCGGGCATGAAAGTCGGCATCACCCGGGAAACCCAGTTGCCAACGCGCTGGATCGATCAGGGGGCAACTCAGGCCTTGCCGATATTCAAGGTAGCCACGCGCTTGCAGTCAGGTGTGCTGGAAGTCATTCTGAAGCAGCACATTGCGGATAAAACAGATTGGCGAGCGCTATTGAAAGGCGAACCGGAGCCGGCCGATCTGGCAGAAAAGCGCAACCAGCTATTTGAACTGTGCGCACAAGGCATAGCTGAAACGCAAGCACGTTTCGGGATGGACGCCATCGTGCCGCTAACCTCAGGCGAAACCGTCAATATTGATTACCCTGTGCTGCACTACCCCACCAAAATCACTTCGCTGAATCTGGAAAAAACCCCGGAAATTCGCGGCACCCTGCTCGGGATCAAGGGCCAGTATCTGATTTTTGATATAGGCGTGATTAATATCCGCAAATACACGGGTTACCATGTGGAAGTCGTTGCGTAA
- a CDS encoding peptide chain release factor 3: protein MSIESEIRRRRTFAIISHPDAGKTTLTEKLLWFGGAIQVAGEVRARKASRHATSDWMELEKQRGISVTSSVMQFPYREHIINLLDTPGHEDFSEDTYRTLTAVDSAIMVIDSVNGVEAQTIKLLNVCRMRDTPIITFINKLDREGREPIELLDEIESVLGMQCAPMTWPIGMGKRFRGVYHLYNDTVLVFDPQADKGTSEIIQGLDNPRLNEFIGKDQADELRVDIELVRGASHTFDAAAYLAGKQTPVLFGSAVNNFGVQMMLDAVVDLSPGPLPRATESRQVEPEEAKFSGFVFKIQANMDPKHRDRIAFLRVCSGRFDRGMKIKQISTGKLMAVNNAITFMAQDRNTADEAYAGDIIGIPNHGTIRLGDTFTENENLKFTGIPSFAPEFFRKARIKNPLKMKQLQKGLQQLAEEGATQLFRPISSNDLILGAVGTLQFDVVAHRLEFEYGVDVLFEGCEFATARWLRGSEADLKQLVDKYGFNVALDGANQYVYLAPNRVNLTMTQERFPDVKFLETREIY, encoded by the coding sequence ATGTCTATCGAATCAGAAATTCGCCGCCGCCGTACTTTTGCCATCATTTCCCACCCTGACGCGGGTAAAACCACGCTCACGGAAAAGCTGTTGTGGTTCGGTGGGGCGATTCAGGTCGCCGGTGAAGTGCGCGCACGTAAAGCCAGTCGCCACGCCACTTCCGACTGGATGGAACTGGAAAAGCAACGCGGCATTTCGGTGACTTCATCGGTGATGCAGTTCCCCTACCGCGAACACATCATCAACCTGCTCGACACCCCCGGTCACGAAGACTTCTCCGAGGACACCTATCGCACACTGACTGCAGTTGATTCGGCGATCATGGTGATCGACTCGGTCAACGGTGTGGAAGCGCAAACGATCAAGCTGCTTAACGTGTGCCGCATGCGCGACACCCCTATCATCACCTTCATCAACAAGCTTGACCGTGAAGGCCGCGAGCCTATCGAACTGCTGGATGAAATCGAATCGGTGCTGGGCATGCAATGCGCGCCGATGACCTGGCCTATCGGCATGGGTAAGCGTTTCCGCGGCGTATACCATCTGTATAACGACACCGTGCTGGTATTTGATCCGCAGGCAGACAAAGGCACCAGTGAAATTATTCAGGGCTTGGATAATCCACGCCTGAATGAATTCATCGGCAAGGATCAGGCGGATGAATTGCGTGTCGATATTGAACTGGTACGCGGCGCATCCCACACCTTTGATGCGGCGGCCTATCTGGCCGGCAAACAGACTCCCGTGCTGTTCGGTTCCGCCGTCAACAACTTCGGCGTGCAGATGATGCTGGATGCCGTGGTCGACCTGTCGCCGGGCCCATTACCCCGCGCCACCGAATCACGTCAGGTGGAGCCGGAAGAAGCAAAATTCTCCGGTTTCGTGTTCAAGATTCAAGCCAATATGGACCCAAAACACCGCGACCGTATTGCCTTCCTGCGCGTGTGTTCCGGCCGCTTCGATCGCGGCATGAAGATCAAGCAGATTTCTACCGGCAAACTCATGGCCGTAAACAACGCTATCACTTTTATGGCGCAGGACCGCAATACCGCCGACGAAGCCTATGCTGGCGATATCATCGGTATCCCCAACCACGGCACCATCCGTCTGGGCGACACCTTCACTGAAAACGAAAATCTGAAGTTCACCGGCATCCCTTCCTTTGCGCCGGAATTCTTCCGCAAAGCCCGCATCAAGAACCCGCTGAAAATGAAGCAGTTGCAAAAAGGCCTGCAGCAACTGGCCGAAGAAGGCGCTACCCAGCTGTTCCGCCCTATCTCCTCCAACGACCTGATTCTGGGTGCGGTGGGTACGCTGCAGTTTGACGTGGTGGCGCATCGTCTTGAGTTCGAATATGGTGTTGACGTACTGTTTGAAGGTTGCGAATTTGCCACGGCGCGCTGGTTACGCGGCTCGGAAGCCGACCTCAAGCAACTGGTCGACAAATACGGCTTCAACGTTGCACTAGATGGGGCTAACCAGTATGTCTATCTGGCACCGAACCGTGTCAACCTGACCATGACGCAGGAACGCTTCCCGGATGTAAAATTCCTGGAAACGCGCGAAATTTATTGA